The sequence below is a genomic window from Oscillatoria sp. FACHB-1406.
AGACTCGTGCTGTTGCTTCGTTAATAGGCGAGAAAAACAAACGTTGAACGCAGCCCAAAATCATGCCAACTCGATAGCGTTTTTCGCCTTGTGCGGGGATAACATTGGGATAATTCGTGAAAATTTTATCGAGCTTAATTTCAGGTAAGATTGATTCCATCGCGGCTAAGCGCGGAAAGAAAGTTTTAAGAAGTCCCGTCGCGCGGATAATTTTTTGTAATCCCAGAACTTGATAAAGCCAAAGGAAGATGGAAACCAAACGCAAACGTGCGGGGTAAGGAAAGAGATTAAAGATTAAAGTTCTAAGCAGTCGGTCGGGGAGACTTCGGGGTTGATTTCGTTCGACTTGAGGGCGCGTTGCAGCAATGAGTTTATCGTATTGAACGCCAGACGGACAAGTTGTAACGCAAGCCAAACATCCCAAACAAGAGTCAAAATGGGGCGCAGTTGCTTCGGAAAGGGAGGCTTCGCTTTTATTAATCGCATCCATGAGATAAATGCGTCCTCGCGGCGAGTCCATTTCTTTCCCGATAACGCGGTAGCTCGGACAAGTTGAAAGACAAAAACCGCAGTGAACGCAGGCATCTATTAAGTCGGGCGATGGCGGATTTTTGGAATCGAAACCTCGCTCGTTTTGACTCGGGGGAAGTTCGACATTGGGCAGGTTTGTTAAAATTGGTTCTGAAGTTTGCATGAAATTAGGAATTACGAATTACGAACTACGAATTATTAATATCGTCCCGGACTCAATATATTTTTGGGGTCAAATTGCTGTTTGATTTTGTTCATTAACGTTAAAGCATTGCCGGTATATCCCCAAGGTTCGATTTGTTGTTTGAGGCGAGCGGGTGCTTCGAGAATCGTCAGAAATCCTTGTTTTTCTTGACAGAGTTGGCGTAATTGTTTGAGGGCTGGTAGGGGATTTTCGCCTTCGAGTTGCAAGCGTCCCAAACCGACACCGAGATGAAGGGCAGTTAAGGAACGCTGCTCGGAAATGGAGTCGGCGCGATCGCAAAATTCCACAGCATCAGCAGGCGCTACCCCAATCTTACAAGTTACAGCGTCCGGCGAGGCAGGATTGCGAATCAGTTCTTGCAATCGCTCCCATAATGCAACCTCCTCCGCATCGCGATAATTCTGAGCTTGCAAGCTGCATTGCTTGCCGATTGCTTCGAGTTGGGCGCACTGTTCTCGGACGCTTTCGGGAATACTTTGGAAGCGAGCGACAATACTCAACCCTTCTTTCCAGCCCGAGGCGCGAGTTACCGCGCGAGACAGAACATCGGCTTGCACGGGCGCGAGGTTAGAGGCAATTAAAGTTTGGGCAACGCGGGCGATGTCGTCGCTATCTCCGCTTAAGACTAACGTGGCGGAATCGGGCGGGAGGGGGTAGGTGCGAAATGTCACTTGCGTGATGATGCCGAGACTGCCGTAGGAACCCGTAAAAAGCTTCATTAAGTCGTAACCGGCAACGTTTTTAACGACGCGCCCGCCCGCTTTAGCGATTTGTCCGTCAGCGCGGGCAAAACTCAGCCCTAAAATCGAGTCGCGCGCGCCGCCGTAGCGATGCCGCCAAGTGTCGGCTGTGGCGACTAAACCGCCAATGGTGGTGCTTTCCGGGGCGGTGGGATAGAGGGGGAGGAATTGACCGTGGCGGGCGAGGAGAGTTTGTAAGTCGGCGAGTTTGACTCCGGCTTCAACAGTGGCGGTGAGATCTCCGATCGCATATTCGATAATGCGATCGAGGCGTTGGGTGCTGAGGGCGAGGGCAACGGGCTGGGTGAGGAGTCCGCCCCAGTTGAGTTTGCTGCCGCTACCGCAGGGCAGTACCGGCCATGCGTGGCGATCGCACTGTTGTAAGATCTCGCTCAAATCCTCCCTCGTAGCAGGCGAGACGAAATAGAGGGGAGGATCGGCTAACGTAGCGCTTTGGAGACGTTGTTGCCATTCCGATGCTAAAGCCGCCCGATCGGTCAGCTTAAAGTCCGGTCGTTCGAGGATCGTTGCAATTTTTTCGGGTTCCCAGTTTGACTTTCTACTCGTTCTCATCTTGGATATTTAAAAACCAAATTGTTAGGATTGAAGCTCGAGTTTTTTTATCGATACAATAAAATCATCGCGCTAAAAAAAAGAATGACTTATTGTGAATTTTTACGGGTGCTATCGGGGGAACTCATTCTGTCTGCAAAGCGAGTCAATTTTAGCAGTCGATCGCAGTAGGCTTTGTTTATCCTACGTGAATTGCTTTGTTTTTGGCAATTTGTGAAAGTCCTTTATTCTGTTGCGATGCGGTCTGGATCGTCAATCATCTAGGTCTGCTCCAAGCCTTCAAACTTTAATAAAACTTAGTCATAGTGAGTCACGTGGAGTGTCTCGAACCCCGTTCGAGCGTTTCCTTTAATGACCTCCCCACTATATTCCCGAGCGTATGGTAGATCTAGACCCCAAGCCAATCTCGAGCGCGACTGCACGCATTTCGGAGGAATCTTCACCCGAAGTTCCAGCAGCAAGTGCATTACCAAACCGCGTTTCCTATCCTTCCTTGCCGATGCCTCCAGAGCTAGCACTATCCTTAATCCTCGAAAATGCGGTCAGCACGATTCGGATGTTTTTAGAAGCAGATCGCGTTACCCTTCACGCAACAGGGGAAGATAAGCGCAGCCAAGTGATTGCCGAGTCAGTGGATAAAACCTATCTTCCGTCCTTACTGGGTTTGTGTTTGTCGGTTGAGAATTGGCCTTGGCAGCGCGCGCCCGCAGGGATTCGCTTTGCGGTGCGCGGGCCGGAGGATTTGAGTGCTGAGGGGCCAGCACTAGATCCTTGCGATCCCGAGGGGCTTTCGACGATGGCAGTTCGTTATTCAGTTGCGCTCCCCATCCTGGTTGACGAGCGTTCTTGGGGACTAATGGTTGTCGATCGCAGCCAGCCGCGCCCGTATGAAGAACGAGAGGTACAATTACTGCAAGGTTGGGCAAAGCACTTAGCAATGACGATCGCGCAAAACCAACGGCTCCAAAGCGCTCTCGAACAAGAAGAACATCACGCGATTATCGAGCGTATCAGCAGCATACTCAACACCGGTCAGACATTTTCGCAGCGCAAACAGGCGGCGATGGAGGAGATCGTTCGCGCGCTCAACTGCAACGGAGCGCGGTTATATATTCTCCCAGACCGGAGCGCTCGTTCGGCGGAACTGTTTGTAACGGGCGACCAACCGAATATTCCATATCTGGAAGAAACGCCTTTCTGGCAAAGTCTATTGCTGGGGACCTCCTTGCCGACCAAAGCTCGACAATGGGAAGTTCGTCCGCTACCGCAGGCTGAAGTCAGGGGTTCTTTGGCAGAGCGCGAAGATGCCCAGAACCCGGTTTGCGCAATTCCCGACCTCTACAGCGATTCCCGCATCTCCGCCTTAAAGGGAGCGTTCCAAACCACGCCGATTCGTTCGATCTTAATTGTTCCGTTGTGCTATTACCAGGGTTGCGTCGGCTGTCTGACGCTGTTTCGTCACAGCACTACGATGCAGGTCAGTTGGACGAAGCCCAGCGCTCCCGAGCGTCTCGCGCCGATTGAAGGGGAATCTGTTCCTACTTCCGAGCAAAAGAGTCAAAGCAGGGCGCGCGAATGGCGCTCTAGTGAAATTAATCTCGCTCGTTTGCTGGGGGCGCATTTGTATATGTCGGTGATGGAATGGCGCTTGCAGCGGACTATCGACCACCACAGCAATCACGATCGCTTGACGGGATTGGCAACGCGAATGTTATTCTGCGATCGCCTCTCCATTGCTCTGCGCAACCTCCACTCGAATCCGAAATCGCTCATAGCGGTGTTTTTCCTGGATCTTGACAGCTTCAAGATGATTAACGATACCCTAGGACACGACGTTGGCGATCGCTTGCTTCAGTATGCAGCCAATCGTTTAGTCAGTTGCCTGCGTAGTGGCGATTTGGTAGCGCGTTGGGGCGGCGATGAATTTACGATCTTATTGCAGGACATTCAGAGCGCAGAAAAAGCCTCCGCTACAGCCTTGAAATTGCTAGCTGCCTTAAGCGTTCCGTTTCCCTTCAACGGTCAAAATCTTTACATTAAAGCAAGTTTGGGCATTGCCTTAGCTCCCTTTCACGGCGAAGATGCCGATACCCTACTCCGTCACGCCGATGCAGCCCTCTACCGCGCCAAACAAAAGGGTCGCAATACTTACCAACTCTATCACCCCGCGATCGGCATTCACGTCAAGCAACGATTGCAACTCGAA
It includes:
- a CDS encoding heterodisulfide reductase-related iron-sulfur binding cluster: MQTSEPILTNLPNVELPPSQNERGFDSKNPPSPDLIDACVHCGFCLSTCPSYRVIGKEMDSPRGRIYLMDAINKSEASLSEATAPHFDSCLGCLACVTTCPSGVQYDKLIAATRPQVERNQPRSLPDRLLRTLIFNLFPYPARLRLVSIFLWLYQVLGLQKIIRATGLLKTFFPRLAAMESILPEIKLDKIFTNYPNVIPAQGEKRYRVGMILGCVQRLFFSPINEATARVLTANGCEVVIPKTQGCCAALPAHQGQEEQAKTLARQMIDSFAGTDVDFIIINAAGCGHTLKEYAHILKDDPEYREKAKEFVAKVRDIQEFLMEAGFVAELNAIAPDNLTIVYQDACHLLHGQKISVQPRQLLQKIPGVKLKEPLDAALCCGSAGVYNMLQPDVAEELGQQKVDNLLNTGAQLIASSNPGCSLQIIKHLRQKGVIMPLRHPIELLDISIRGEKLTIEN
- a CDS encoding FAD-binding oxidoreductase codes for the protein MRTSRKSNWEPEKIATILERPDFKLTDRAALASEWQQRLQSATLADPPLYFVSPATREDLSEILQQCDRHAWPVLPCGSGSKLNWGGLLTQPVALALSTQRLDRIIEYAIGDLTATVEAGVKLADLQTLLARHGQFLPLYPTAPESTTIGGLVATADTWRHRYGGARDSILGLSFARADGQIAKAGGRVVKNVAGYDLMKLFTGSYGSLGIITQVTFRTYPLPPDSATLVLSGDSDDIARVAQTLIASNLAPVQADVLSRAVTRASGWKEGLSIVARFQSIPESVREQCAQLEAIGKQCSLQAQNYRDAEEVALWERLQELIRNPASPDAVTCKIGVAPADAVEFCDRADSISEQRSLTALHLGVGLGRLQLEGENPLPALKQLRQLCQEKQGFLTILEAPARLKQQIEPWGYTGNALTLMNKIKQQFDPKNILSPGRY
- a CDS encoding EAL domain-containing protein, yielding MVDLDPKPISSATARISEESSPEVPAASALPNRVSYPSLPMPPELALSLILENAVSTIRMFLEADRVTLHATGEDKRSQVIAESVDKTYLPSLLGLCLSVENWPWQRAPAGIRFAVRGPEDLSAEGPALDPCDPEGLSTMAVRYSVALPILVDERSWGLMVVDRSQPRPYEEREVQLLQGWAKHLAMTIAQNQRLQSALEQEEHHAIIERISSILNTGQTFSQRKQAAMEEIVRALNCNGARLYILPDRSARSAELFVTGDQPNIPYLEETPFWQSLLLGTSLPTKARQWEVRPLPQAEVRGSLAEREDAQNPVCAIPDLYSDSRISALKGAFQTTPIRSILIVPLCYYQGCVGCLTLFRHSTTMQVSWTKPSAPERLAPIEGESVPTSEQKSQSRAREWRSSEINLARLLGAHLYMSVMEWRLQRTIDHHSNHDRLTGLATRMLFCDRLSIALRNLHSNPKSLIAVFFLDLDSFKMINDTLGHDVGDRLLQYAANRLVSCLRSGDLVARWGGDEFTILLQDIQSAEKASATALKLLAALSVPFPFNGQNLYIKASLGIALAPFHGEDADTLLRHADAALYRAKQKGRNTYQLYHPAIGIHVKQRLQLEHNLYLALERQEFELYYQPQISLSTGKISGMEALLRWSSPELGQVSPNQFIPLAEETGLISLIGEWALQAACMQSKAWKTLNLPPVQIAVNLSARQFQDKRLLGIVTRILEETGMIPHYLELEITESIAMQDVEFTNSVLRSLRQLGIKIALDDFGTGHSSLGTLKLFPLDSLKIDRSFVRDLTEDSRDAAIINAIVALGRGLGLSAIAEGVETEAQLEFLREVGCDIAQGYLLSYPLAADAATQFLREYPVGGLSRTDK